The Pygocentrus nattereri isolate fPygNat1 chromosome 17, fPygNat1.pri, whole genome shotgun sequence genome window below encodes:
- the LOC108426901 gene encoding protein FAM181B, with protein MAVQAAIMNSQFLNFCFPGSVMEYEVEKGLDGSLLGEADCEDDFRETTRDLLSFIDSASSNIKLALDKPVKSKRKVNHRKYLQKQIKRCTGIIASGNAATQEPCKGQDSPQAPTSTLQSKTPTKRDGSQANLQSKSLAALFNPAKDLRGERAKKPPLRHRNLPPSFFTEPANSSRVTSTSGMSLKDLERGNPDAAEFFELLGPDYSNMVSEQELFQSTPIRVQQEGTGGPEPGSFDSHPFVTGGFLYAEPWDTSSNVAKKTGDMRTVPGQPHLYGNTDSSGPVQVEQSSPCALTFPNFFTDCSVSQVSYDLASGYSRGSFPTL; from the coding sequence ATGGCTGTTCAGGCAGCCATCATGAACTCGCAGTTTCTAAACTTCTGTTTCCCTGGTTCTGTTATGGAGTACGAGGTGGAGAAGGGCTTGGACGGGAGTCTCCTTGGTGAAGCTGACTGCGAGGATGACTTTAGGGAGACTACCAGGGACTTGCTCAGCTTCATCGACTCTGCTTCTAGCAACATCAAACTGGCTCTGGACAAGCCTGTCAAGTCCAAAAGGAAGGTGAACCATCGCAAGTACCTCCAGAAGCAGATCAAGAGATGCACAGGGATCATTGCCTCTGGCAATGCAGCGACTCAAGAGCCTTGCAAGGGACAAGATTCACCACAGGCTCCAACCAGCACCCTGCAGAGCAAAACACCAACTAAACGGGATGGGTCCCAGGCCAACTTGCAGAGCAAGAGTCTGGCCGCCCTCTTTAACCCTGCCAAGGACTTGCGGGGAGAAAGGGCCAAAAAGCCCCCGCTGAGACACCGAAACCTGCCCCCATCCTTTTTCACAGAACCAGCCAACAGCTCCAGAGTTACATCAACTTCCGGCATGTCCCTCAAAGACCTAGAGCGCGGAAATCCGGATGCAGCGGAGTTCTTTGAGCTTCTGGGACCTGACTACAGCAACATGGTCAGTGAACAGGAGCTCTTCCAGAGTACTCCCATCAGGGTCCAGCAGGAGGGAACTGGAGGCCCTGAGCCAGGCTCATTTGACTCACACCCTTTTGTGACAGGAGGTTTCCTGTATGCAGAGCCTTGGGACACAAGCAGCAATGTAGCCAAAAAAACAGGGGACATGAGGACAGTGCCAGGGCAGCCGCATCTATATGGTAACACAGACTCATCTGGCCCAGTTCAGGTGGAGCAGAGTTCTCCATGCGCGTTGACCTTCCCAAACTTCTTTACAGACTGCTCTGTCTCTCAGGTCTCATATGATCTGGCTAGTGGATACAGCCGAGGTAGTTTTCCAACACTTTAG